In Carbonactinospora thermoautotrophica, the genomic stretch GAACCTCTCCTACCAGGCCACGTGGCGGGAAGACGGACAAGACGCGGTCAGCCTCGGCGAGGCCGCCGTACTCGCTTCCACCTCCGCCACTGCCTCGGTGCGCGCCGCGGCGACCAGTCGACTGGCCTCCGCCTACGCCGCCAACGGCCAACTCTCCGAGTTCCGGCGCGCAGCAGCTCAGGCTCGGGAGATCCTGGAGAACCGGCGACCCGCTCACGACCCGGGATGGGCGGAATTCGTCAGCCCCGACTACCTGCAGGCCCAAAGCGCCTATTCCCTCATTCAGTTGGGCCGAGCCCGCCTCACCCAGGACGACCGCGCAGGAGCCCGCAAGCTGCTCACCGAAGGGGAGACGCGGCTCGCCTCGGACCGGCGCAACGACGCCTACCGGCGCTCCGACCTGCTGCGTAACACCTGGCTGGCCCTGGGCTACACCGCACGCGGAGATCTCGAACGATCCTGCTCAGCCGGTCGCGTGGCCCTGCAAGGACTGGCACATGTCCGCTCCGCGCGCTGCGTGGAGTTGTTGCGTGCCCTGCGCGGTGAGCTGCGCCGTGGCCGCCACACCCACCCGTGGGTACGGGAGTTTCTGCCCGAGCTGGACGCCGCGTTGCGCCGTCACGCGGCATGACAGCGGTCCGCGAGCTGGACGACCGGATCTACTCGTGGGGCAACACCATGCGCGTGTTCACCGGTTGAGCTGGGCAACGAGGTCGGGCAGTTCGGTGAGGCTGTCGAGGCGGAAGGTGCACTCCTCCAGCTCCGGGTGGCCGGCCCAGATGAAGCCCCATGGGCCCCGCTTGATGAAGGCCGTCCTCATGCCCGCCTGCCGGGCCGGTCGGATGTCGTTGTCCAGCCGGTCACCGACGTACAGGATCTGGTCCGGCGGGCAGGCCGTTTCGCTCACGATCCGCTGAAAGAAACCTGGTTCGGGTTTCTCCACACCCCACCCGTCCGAGGTGGCGATCACATCAACGGGGAGGTCGAGCGACCGCAGAATGGTCTCAGCGCGGGCGGTCTGGTTCCCGGCTAGGCCGACGAATAGTCCTTGGTCGCGCAGGGCCTTCAGGCAGGGTCGGGCGTCGGGGTACAGGTTCTCTTCGCCGAACGACTCCGGCTGGCCGACAGCAGCGCGCCGCTCACGCTCCTGGCGCAAGTCGAATCCGGGGCGAAAGTGCTGGAACACCTCCCGGTAATCCCGCTCCTGGGCGATCACCGCGCCGAACATCGTGGAGAACGTGTGGCGGGGACGCCCAGCCAGTCCGCCCACGTCCCATACCCGCGGGTCTCGTCCACGATTGTCCCGCCGACGCCGAAATCACCCCGCACGGTCACGTCGCGGTCGCCGAGGCCCACGATTCCGGCTGCGGCGAGCCCCGCCCCGGGCGGGCAGCCCGCCGATCGGGGGCAAGCGGTCGCCCACCTCGACGAGGCGGCAACGGCTCGGTCACCGCCGGCTGCGCATCCGTCAGGCTTGAGGCGTAGCCGGGCTTGCCTGCGGGCACCCAAGACCGCCATCTTGGCCCGGCGCCGACCGACTTTTCGCAACACTCTCTGCCAGCCGTGTCAGACGGCTCTGGGAACCGGGGTCTGGGCGGCCGCCGGCCCGGCGCGAGGTCTTAGCCGCCGTAGCCCCAGCCGGACCGGTCGCGGTCCGGATCGAACAGCGGGCCGTGCTGGAGCGGGCCGTGCTGGCCGGTCTGGTCCCAGGGCGCGCGGTCGGTCAGCCAGCCCCCGAACGCGCCGGCCGACCAGGGAGCCTGCGGTGGCGGGGGCAGATCGGGTGAGCCGTGGGACTGCGGCGCGCCGGAGCCGAACCCCCCCTGCGGGTGATGCGGCGGCTCGGGTTCACCGTCCTGCGGGTGCCCGCCGAACCGGTCAGGCCCGGGCTCGCGGTACGTGCCGGGTCCCTGGTCGTCTCGCCGGGGCACGGGAGGCGGGCCGGACTCGGGGAACGGGAACCGCTCGCCCGCGTCGCCGGGCGTCCAGCCGTAGCCGGCATCGGGGGCCGTCTCGTCGTGCCCGGGGACTGCCGTCTCCTCGTGTCCGGGGGCGTGGAAGCCGGGCGCGGGGGGCACCGGTGGCAGCTCGGGCTGGACGTCACTGGATCGTTCCCGGCCTGTCTGGCCGAGCTTCTCCCGCCGCCGGCGCGTGTAGTAGATGCCGAGCAGGCCGATGCCCACGCCGGCCAGGCACGTCCACACCCACCAGCCGTGGCCGGTCTCGGCGAGCCTGCCGTGGAACGGCAACAGCACCCCGAACGCCAGGCCCCACAGCACGGTGCCGACCGTGAGGACCAGCACCTCGTTGGTCTCCATCGGGGGCGGGTCGGGCCGCAGCTCGCGCCACCGGCGGCGGCGCGGCGGCTTGTCGGCCTTGGCCGTCTCGACCTCCTCGTGCTCGTCCACGTCGGTCCGGTACCCCTCCTGGGGCTCCGGATCGCCGTCCGGCCTATCAGGGATCAGCGGGCTCGGCCCGGCGTCGTTCGACGCGCCGTCGTCCGACGTCCCCCAGCCGCTGGTGCGCGCCGCGTCGTCCCAGGAGAGCCCGTGCGGGCGCGTGGCCCCTGGGTACTGGGGGTACTCCTCGCCGTCCCCGACCCGGTACTGGGGATCGTGGCCGGGCACCTGGCCGCCCGGGTAGGCGCTGCCGTAGCCACCCGCTCCGGGCGGCTCGGGCTCGCCCGCCCGCCACTCGCCGCTCGTCCAGTCGGCGGGGCGGCCCCAGACGGCCGTCCGCTCGTCCGGGTCCGGCCCGGATCCGGACGGCCACGGCTGCTGCGCGGCGGCCTCGGGCGCCCAGGACAACCGGTCCCGCGCCGGGCCGTGCGCCCCGGCGCGGCCGGGGTCGTGGCCGGCCGGGCCCTCGTACGAGCCCGCGTGCGGAGCACTGGGTTCGTCCCGAGCGTCGTGGCCAGGGAAGACGGTGGGATCCTCGTCTCGCCCCCGTGCGGCCCTGCGCCGCTTCCCTCGCCTGTTCACAGCCCCAGGCTACGAGATGGGGCGGGTGGCCGGCGTCTTCCAGCGCGAGGATCTGGCACTCTTCAATCTGCTGTTTCGCCTCAGGGAGGGGTTTCGATGTCATCGGCCGCGACGACCATCTCCGAGGAGCGGGACGTCCCGCGCCCGCCCAAGAACCGCTTCGACCGATATTTCAAGATCTCCGAACGGGGCTCGACGATCCAGCGGGAGATCCGCGGTGGGCTCGCCACCTTCTTCACGATGGCGTACATCGTCGTGCTCAACCCGTTGATCGTGGGCACCGCCAAGGACGTGACCGGGGCTTACGTGGGCGGGGTGAACGACCCCGGCGTGAGCATCGGGCTGGTCGCCGCGGCCACCGCGCTCGTGGCCGGCGTGATGACGATCCTGATGGGCGTGGTCGGCCGGTACCCGTTCGCGGTCGCGACCGGGCTCGGGCTGAACGCGTTCGTCGCGGTCACCCTGGCGAGCGGGATGACCTGGGCCGACGCCATGGGCCTGGTGGTGCTGGAGGGCCTGATCATCACCGTGCTGGTGCTGACCGGGTTCCGCACCGCGGTGTTCCGGGCGATCCCGGCCCAGCTCAAGACCGCGATCAGCGTGGGGATCGGCCTGTTCATCGCGCTCATCGGGTTCGTGGACGCCGGGTTCGTGCGGCGCATCCCGGACGAGGCGAACACGACCGTGCCGCTGCAGCTGGGCGTCGGCGGCAATCTGCAGGGCTGGCCGGTGCTGGTCTTCGTGCTCGGCCTGCTGTTCACCGCGATCCTGGTGGCGCGCCGGGTGAAGGGCGCGATCCTGCTGGGGATCGCCGGCACCACCGTACTCGCGATCGCGGTGGAGGCGGTCTTCCACCCCGGCCCGTCGGTGCCGAAACCAGGCGAGTTCAACCCGAAGGGCTGGAGTTTGGTGGTGCCGCAGGTGCCGGAGAAGCTCTTCGAGCTGCCGGACCTGAGCCTGCTGGGCCAGTTCTCGCTGCTGGGCTCGTTCTCCCGCGTCGGCGCGGTGGCGGCAGTGCTGTTCGTGTTCACGCTCATGCTGGCCGACTTCTTCGACACGATGGGCACGGTCGTGGGCGTCGGCGCGGAGGCCGGGCTGCTGGACAAGGAGGGTCAGCTGCCGGGCGTGGAGCGGGTCCTGCTGGTCGACTCGCTCGCCGCGGCGGCCGGCGGCGCGGCCAGCACGTCGTCGAACACCACGTACATCGAGTCGGCGGCCGGCGTCGGCGAGGGCGCGCGGACCGGGTTCGCGAGCGTGGTGACCGGCGGGCTGTTCCTGCTGGCGATGTTCTTCACGCCGCTGGTGCAGGTCGTGCCGTTCGAGGCGGCGACCCCGGCGCTGGTCGTGGTCGGGTTCCTGATGATCACGCAGATCCGCAACATCGACTTCACCGACTACGCGATCGCGATCCCGGCGTTTTTGACCATGGTGGTCATGCCGTTCACGTACTCGATCACGAACGGCATCGGCGCCGGCTTCGTCTCGTACGCGGCGATCAAGCTCGCGCAGCGGCGCGCCCGGGAGGTCCACCCCCTGCTGTGGGTGGTGGCGGCGCTGTTCGTCGTGTACTTCGCGATCGCGCCGATCGAGGAGCTGCTGGGCGTCAAGTGAGCGCCCGTGCGTGGCGGGTCCTGCTCTGTAAGGGGCATAAACCCGCCACGCCGCTTGTTCATTAGCAAAGGTAATGAGTTAAGCTAAGGACGTGCCTGTGGCTGGCAAGCTGTCCAAGTCGGATCTCGAGCTCGCGAGCCGGCTGCGTGTCGCGGTCATGCGGCTGTCCCGACGCCTGCGCCAGCAGCGCAGCGACCAGACCCTGTCGCTGAGCCAGATCGCCGCGCTCGGGACCCTGGAGCACCATGGGCCCCTCACCCCGCGGGAGCTGGCGGACCACGAGAAGGTCCAGCCGCCGTCGATGACGCGGATCCTCGCCGTGCTGGAGGAGCGCGGCCTGGTCAGCCGCGCCCCGCACCCGACCGACGGCCGGCAGGTGCTGGTCACGGTCACCGACGAGGCCGTACGCATGCTCAAGGAAGACCGCAGGCGCCGCACGGCGTGGCTGGTCCAACGCCTCGCCGAGTTGACACCGGATGAGCGGGAGGCGCTGCACGCCGCCACGCCGGTCTTGGAGCGACTGGCGCAAGCGTGAGTCGCCCCTCCCGCTCGCTGCAGGCAAGCCCGTCCGGCTGAACCGCACGAGGCAGGGAGGTGGTCGACACGTTTCGCGCACTACTGAGCATTCGCAACTTCCGGTTGTTCCTGATCGGGCAGCTGGTCTCCAACACCGGTACCTGGATGCAGCGGGTCGCGCAGGACTGGCTGGTGCTCCAGCTGACCCACAACAGTGGCACCGCCGTCGGCATCACGACCGGCCTGCAGTTCCTGCCCCAGCTCCTGTTCGGGCTGTGGGGCGGGGTGATCGCCGACCGGTACCCCAAGCGCCGCCTGCTGCTCATCACCCAGGGCGTCATGGGCGTGCAGGCGCTGGTGCTCGGCGTGCTCACCGTCACCGGGACCGCGCACGTGTACCACGTGTACGCGCTCGCCTTCCTGCTCGGCCTGGCCGCGGCCGCCGACAGCCCCGCCCGGCAGGCGTTCATCCACGAGATGGTCGGCCCCGCCCACGTGCCCAACGCGGTCGGGCTGAACTCCGCCCAGTTCAACGGCGCGCGCATCATCGGCCCGGCGATCGCCGGGCTGCTCATCGCGTCCCTGGGTACCGGGTCGGTGTTCCTGGTCAACGCGGCCTCCTACGTCGCGGTGCTCGCCGGCCTGCTGGCGATCCGACCCGCCGAGCTGCACGCGATGCCGCGCCCGGCGCGCGCGGACAGCCGGCTGCGCGACGCCCTCCGGTACGTCCGGGAGCAGCCGGAGCTGCTGTTGCCGATCACCGTCGTGGGCTTCGTCGGCACGTTCGGCCTCAACTTCACCGTCACCATCAGCCTGATGGCGAAGCAGGAGTTCGCCAGCGACGCGGCCGCCTTCGGGTACCTGTCGACCGCTTTCGCCGTCGGCGCCCTGCTCGGCGCCCTCGGCACCGCGGCACGCCGCACCCCGCCCAGCCGGCGCCGGCTCGTCGGCGCGGCCGTGCTGTTCGGGCTGCTGGAGATCGCGGTCGGGCTGATGCCGACGTACTGGACGTTCCTTGCCCTGCTGGTGCCCACCGGCGTCTTCGCGCTGACCGTGACGACCACCGCGAACGCCATGACGCAGATCAACAGCGACCCGCTCATGCGCGGGCGGGTGATGTCGATCTACCTGCTGGTGTTCCTCGGCGGTACGCCGATCGGCTCCCCGCTGGTCGGCTGGGTCGCCGACAACCTGGGCGTGCGGTGGAGCCTCATCCTCGGCGGCCTGATCTCCGCGCTGGCCGCGATGGCGGCTGCCCTGGTGTTCTCGCCGGCCCGCGGCCGGAAGGCCTTCGCCGTGGGCGTGCTCGTCCCGGCGCGGGTGCGGGCATCCGGCGGCCGGCGGCCGGCCACGCAGGAGTTCGAGGACCTCGAGCAGGCGTGCGCCAAGCCGGCCTGACGCCTCCCGGCGGCGGTCCCGGACCCCGCTCTCGTGATCGCCGGGCCCGGCCGATTTGACAAGACCGTGAAGGTGCGCAATCTAAATATCCGGAGCGCACGACGGGGATTACCGGAAGCGCCGGCGGGATACCGCACCCAGTGCGTTGGGGACGTATCCCGCACCCGCAGGCTCCGGTTCCAGGCGCGAGGTTGGCTGATTTGACACGCCTCGCGACGGGTCGCAATCTGGAATACGGAGCGTGCGACGGTGGTTGCCGGTATACACCGGCGGCGACGGCAGGCCTTCAGCGGGAGGCCTTCAGCACGGCCGATGCTGAAGCGTCGAGTCGCCGCGCGCTCCAGGCGTTGAGCTGGTCTCCGACTGATCCGTCGTTGAGGCCCTCCGCCTCGACCGGATCGGCTGGGAGAACAGCCCGCCCTTGGTATCCCTTGATTGTCGGGTTTTCCCGACGCGGCCGCGACGCGTTCGCGGTGCGCGCCGCTCCTTGAGAACTCAACAGCGTGCCTCAAGGTGCTCACGCCGGTTCGGTCACGTGGCCTGAGGAACGCGTGACCCGAAGCGGATCGTGGGCACGCCCAGTGGGTGATCTCCGTCGATTCACTTTGAGTTTTCGATGGAGAGTTTGATCCTGGCTCAGGACGAACGCTGGCGGCGTGCCTAACACATGCAAGTCGAGCGAGGCGCCTCTCTGAGGTAGCCGAGCGGCGAACGGGTGAGTAACACGTGAGCAACCTGCCCCTGGCACCGGGATAACCCCGGGAAACCGGGGCTAATACCGGATACGCACCTGGAGGGCATCCTCCAGGTGGAAAGGGTTCCGTTCCGCGAGGGGCGGTTCCGGCCAGGGATGGGCTCGCGGCCTATCAGCTTGTTGGTGGGGTAACGGCCCACCAAGGCGACGACGGGTAGCCGGCCTGAGAGGGTGTCCGGCCACGCTGGGACTGAGACACGGCCCAGACTCCTACGGGAGGCAGCAGTGGGGAATCTTGCGCAATGGGCGAAAGCCTGACGCAGCGACGCCGCGTGGGGGAAGAAGGCCTTCGGGTTGTAAACCCCTTTCGGCGGGGACGAAGCCGCCGGTGGCCCGGCGGGTGACGGTACCCGCAGAAGAAGCGCCGGCTAACTACGTGCCAGCAGCCGCGGTAATACGTAGGGCGCGAGCGTTGTCCGGATTTACTGGGCGTAAAGGGCTCGTAGGCGGTCCGTCGCGTCGACTGTGCAAGCCCGCGGCTCAACCGCGGATCCGCAGCCGATACGGGCGGACTAGAGGGCGGTAGAGGCGAGTGGAATTCCCGGTGTAGCGGTGAAATGCGCAGATATCGGGAGGAACACCGGTGGCGAAGGCGGCTCGCTGGGCCGTTCCTGACGCTGAGGAGCGAAAGCGTGGGGAGCGAACAGGATTAGATACCCTGGTAGTCCACGCCGTAAACGTTGGGCGCTAGGTGTGGGGCCCGCTCATGGGTTCCGTGCCGAAGCTAACGCGTTAAGCGCCCCGCCTGGGGAGTACGGCCGCAAGGTTGAAACTCAAAGGAATTGACGGGGGCCCGCACAAGCGGCGGAGCATGCGGCTTAATTCGATGCAACGCGAAGAACCTTACCAGGGCTTGACATGCCGGGAAATCCCCTAGAAATAGGGGGTGCCCTTCGGGGCGCCCCGGCACAGGTGGTGCATGGCTGTCGTCAGCTCGTGTCGTGAGATGTTGGGTTAAGTCCCGCAACGAGCGCAACCCCCGTCCCATGTTGCCAGCGGGTAATGCCGGGGACTCATGGGAGACTGCCGGGGTCAACCCGGAGGAAGGCGGGGACGACGTCAAGTCATCATGCCCCTTATGCCCTGGGCTGCACGCATGCTACAATGGCCGGTACAATGGGCTGCGATGCCGTAAGGCGGAGCGAATCCCAAAAAGCCGGTCTCAGTTCGGATCGGGGTCTGCAACTCGACCCCGTGAAGCCGGAGTCGCTAGTAATCGCGGATCAGCAACGCCGCGGTGAATACGTTCCCGGGCCTTGTACACACCGCCCGTCACGTCCCGAAAGTCGGTAACGCCCGAAGCCGGTGGCCCAACCCTCCGGCGGAGGGAGGGAGCCGTCGAAGGCGGGACTGGCGATCGGGACGAAGTCGTAACAAGGTAGCCGTACCGGAAGGTGCGGCTGGATCACCTCCTTTCTTAGGGAGCATCATTTCCCACCTCTCTTACGAACTGACCCAACCGGGGATCACCCCGAGAGGCACGCTGTTGGGCTCTGAGGGAGTGGAGCGCCCGTCGTCCGCGCGCCGCTTCGCAGCTTGACAAGTGCACAGTGGACGTTCCGAGCGAGCATCACCGGCGTGGTCAAGCTACTAAGGGCACACGGTGGATGCCTTGGCACCAGGAGCCGATGAAGGACGTGGGATGGCTGCGATAAGCCTCGGGGAGCCGCCGACCAGGCTGTGATCCGAGGATCTCCGAATGGGGAAACCCGGCTGGGGTCATGCCCAGTCACCCTCGCCTGAACCCATAGGGCGAGTGGAGGGAACGCGGGGAAGTGAAACATCTCAGTACCCGCAGGAAGAGAAAGCAACCGCGATTCCGTGAGTAGTGGCGAGCGAAAGCGGAACAGGCCAAACCCGCCACGTGGAGAAGCCGGCGGGCGTTGCGTGGCGGGGGTAGCGGGACCGTCCAGCCGGATCCGCCGGTCCGGCAGGAGGCCAGCGCCGTTAGCCGAAGGTTCCTGGAACGGACCGCCGTAGACGGTGAGAGCCCGGTAGGCGAAAACGGTGGCAGCCTCCGGACGGGATCCCAAGTAGCACGGGGCCCGAGGAATCCCGTGTGAATCCGCCAGGACCACCTGGTAAGCCTAAATACTCCCTGGTGACCGATAGTGGACCAGTACCGTGAGGGAAAGGTGAAAAGTACCCCGGGAGGGGAGTGAAAGAGTACCTGAAACCGTGTGCCTACAAACCGTCGGAGCCTGGCGTCCCTCGTGGACCGCTGGGTGACGGCGTGCCTTTTGAAGAATGAGCCCGCGAGTTCGTGGCACGTGGCGAGGTTAACCCGTGAGGGGTAGCCGTAGCGAAAGCGAGTCCGAACAGGGCGTCGAGTCGCGTGCCCGAGACCCGAAGCCGAGTGATCTACCCATGGGCAGGGTGAAGCGCGGGTAAGACCGCGTGGAGGCCCGAACCCACCAGGGTTGAAAACCTGGGGGATGACCTGTGGGTAGGGGTGAAAGGCCAATCAAACTCGGTGATAGCTGGTTCTCCCCGAAATGCATTTCGGTGCAGCGTCGCGCGTTTCTTGCCGGAGGTAGAGCACTGGATGGCCTAGGGGGCCCACCAGCCTACCGAAGTCAACCAAACTCCGAATTCCGGTAAGTCAGAGCGCGGCAGTGAGACCGCGGGGGATAAGCTCCGTGGTCGAGAGGGAAACAGCCCAGACCACCGGCTAAGGCCCCTAAGCGTGCGCTAAGTGGTAAAGGATGTGGAGTCGCAGAGACAACCAGGAGGTTGGCTTAGAAGCAGCCACCCTTTAAAGAGTGCGTAATAGCTCACTGGTCGAGTGATTCCGCGCC encodes the following:
- a CDS encoding MFS transporter, with protein sequence MVDTFRALLSIRNFRLFLIGQLVSNTGTWMQRVAQDWLVLQLTHNSGTAVGITTGLQFLPQLLFGLWGGVIADRYPKRRLLLITQGVMGVQALVLGVLTVTGTAHVYHVYALAFLLGLAAAADSPARQAFIHEMVGPAHVPNAVGLNSAQFNGARIIGPAIAGLLIASLGTGSVFLVNAASYVAVLAGLLAIRPAELHAMPRPARADSRLRDALRYVREQPELLLPITVVGFVGTFGLNFTVTISLMAKQEFASDAAAFGYLSTAFAVGALLGALGTAARRTPPSRRRLVGAAVLFGLLEIAVGLMPTYWTFLALLVPTGVFALTVTTTANAMTQINSDPLMRGRVMSIYLLVFLGGTPIGSPLVGWVADNLGVRWSLILGGLISALAAMAAALVFSPARGRKAFAVGVLVPARVRASGGRRPATQEFEDLEQACAKPA
- a CDS encoding MarR family winged helix-turn-helix transcriptional regulator, whose protein sequence is MRLSRRLRQQRSDQTLSLSQIAALGTLEHHGPLTPRELADHEKVQPPSMTRILAVLEERGLVSRAPHPTDGRQVLVTVTDEAVRMLKEDRRRRTAWLVQRLAELTPDEREALHAATPVLERLAQA
- a CDS encoding NCS2 family permease, whose protein sequence is MSSAATTISEERDVPRPPKNRFDRYFKISERGSTIQREIRGGLATFFTMAYIVVLNPLIVGTAKDVTGAYVGGVNDPGVSIGLVAAATALVAGVMTILMGVVGRYPFAVATGLGLNAFVAVTLASGMTWADAMGLVVLEGLIITVLVLTGFRTAVFRAIPAQLKTAISVGIGLFIALIGFVDAGFVRRIPDEANTTVPLQLGVGGNLQGWPVLVFVLGLLFTAILVARRVKGAILLGIAGTTVLAIAVEAVFHPGPSVPKPGEFNPKGWSLVVPQVPEKLFELPDLSLLGQFSLLGSFSRVGAVAAVLFVFTLMLADFFDTMGTVVGVGAEAGLLDKEGQLPGVERVLLVDSLAAAAGGAASTSSNTTYIESAAGVGEGARTGFASVVTGGLFLLAMFFTPLVQVVPFEAATPALVVVGFLMITQIRNIDFTDYAIAIPAFLTMVVMPFTYSITNGIGAGFVSYAAIKLAQRRAREVHPLLWVVAALFVVYFAIAPIEELLGVK
- a CDS encoding DUF2530 domain-containing protein, whose product is MNRRGKRRRAARGRDEDPTVFPGHDARDEPSAPHAGSYEGPAGHDPGRAGAHGPARDRLSWAPEAAAQQPWPSGSGPDPDERTAVWGRPADWTSGEWRAGEPEPPGAGGYGSAYPGGQVPGHDPQYRVGDGEEYPQYPGATRPHGLSWDDAARTSGWGTSDDGASNDAGPSPLIPDRPDGDPEPQEGYRTDVDEHEEVETAKADKPPRRRRWRELRPDPPPMETNEVLVLTVGTVLWGLAFGVLLPFHGRLAETGHGWWVWTCLAGVGIGLLGIYYTRRRREKLGQTGRERSSDVQPELPPVPPAPGFHAPGHEETAVPGHDETAPDAGYGWTPGDAGERFPFPESGPPPVPRRDDQGPGTYREPGPDRFGGHPQDGEPEPPHHPQGGFGSGAPQSHGSPDLPPPPQAPWSAGAFGGWLTDRAPWDQTGQHGPLQHGPLFDPDRDRSGWGYGG